In Variovorax sp. J2L1-78, the following are encoded in one genomic region:
- a CDS encoding CopD family protein, with product MLWIKSLHIVFIASWFAGLFYLPRIFVNLAMVPPGSEAERARLLLMARKLLRFTTFLAVPALVFGVWLWMGYGIGRGPGNGWMHAKLALVLVVIGYHHGCAVILRRLAAGTDRRSHRWYRWFNELPVLLLLAIVILVVVKPF from the coding sequence ATGCTCTGGATCAAATCGCTGCACATCGTCTTCATCGCCAGCTGGTTTGCCGGGCTCTTCTACCTTCCGCGCATCTTCGTGAACCTCGCCATGGTGCCGCCCGGCTCGGAAGCCGAGCGCGCCCGCTTGCTGCTCATGGCGCGCAAGCTGCTGCGCTTCACTACGTTCCTGGCCGTCCCGGCGCTGGTCTTCGGCGTCTGGCTGTGGATGGGCTACGGCATCGGGCGCGGTCCGGGCAACGGATGGATGCACGCCAAGCTGGCGCTGGTGCTGGTCGTGATCGGCTACCACCACGGCTGCGCCGTGATCCTGCGCAGGCTCGCAGCCGGCACCGATCGGCGCAGCCATCGCTGGTATCGCTGGTTCAACGAACTGCCGGTGCTGCTGCTGCTGGCCATCGTGATCCTGGTCGTCGTCAAGCCGTTCTGA
- the hemB gene encoding porphobilinogen synthase, giving the protein MTLHAPFPAGRPRRLRRDSFTRNLVREHALSAHDLIYPVFVQEGLNKRDAVASMPGVERFSLDTLLPVAEECVALGIPVMALFPVIDASLKTPAGDEAFNPDGLIPRVVAALKARFPELGVMTDVALDPYTSHGQDGLLDDTGYVLNDPTVEVLVKQALTQAEAGVDIVAPSDMMDGRIGAVRDALEGNGDIHTRIMAYSAKYASAFYGPFRDAVGSAGNLGKSNKKVYQMDPGNSDEALREVGIDIAEGADMVMVKPGMPYLDIVRRVKDEFRVPTFAYQVSGEYAMLKAAAQNGWLDHDAVMLESLLAFKRAGADGVLTYFARDAARLLKQQR; this is encoded by the coding sequence ATGACCCTCCACGCCCCCTTCCCCGCCGGCCGGCCGCGCCGCCTTCGCCGTGACAGCTTCACGCGCAACCTGGTCCGCGAGCACGCGCTCAGTGCGCACGACCTGATCTATCCCGTGTTCGTGCAGGAAGGACTGAACAAGCGCGATGCGGTGGCCTCGATGCCGGGCGTGGAGCGTTTCAGCCTCGACACCCTGCTGCCGGTGGCCGAGGAGTGCGTGGCACTCGGCATTCCGGTGATGGCGTTGTTCCCGGTGATCGACGCGTCCCTCAAGACCCCGGCGGGCGACGAAGCCTTCAATCCCGACGGTCTGATCCCACGCGTCGTGGCTGCGCTGAAAGCACGCTTCCCCGAACTGGGCGTGATGACCGACGTGGCGCTCGACCCCTACACCAGCCACGGCCAGGACGGCCTGCTCGACGACACCGGCTACGTGCTCAACGACCCGACGGTCGAGGTGCTGGTGAAGCAGGCGCTGACCCAGGCCGAGGCCGGCGTCGACATCGTCGCACCGAGCGACATGATGGACGGCCGCATCGGCGCGGTGCGCGACGCGCTCGAGGGCAACGGCGACATCCACACGCGGATCATGGCGTACAGCGCCAAGTACGCGAGCGCCTTCTACGGCCCGTTCCGCGACGCGGTCGGCTCCGCCGGCAACCTCGGCAAGAGCAACAAGAAGGTCTACCAGATGGACCCGGGCAACAGCGACGAGGCCCTGCGCGAAGTCGGCATCGACATCGCCGAGGGCGCCGACATGGTGATGGTGAAGCCCGGCATGCCCTACCTCGACATCGTGCGACGCGTGAAGGACGAGTTCCGCGTGCCCACCTTCGCCTACCAGGTGAGCGGCGAGTACGCCATGCTCAAGGCCGCCGCGCAGAACGGCTGGCTCGACCACGACGCGGTCATGCTCGAAAGCCTGCTGGCCTTCAAGCGCGCGGGCGCCGATGGCGTGCTGACCTATTTCGCGCGCGACGCCGCCCGCCTCCTGAAGCAGCAGCGCTGA
- a CDS encoding magnesium transporter CorA family protein, with protein MRIFEITGSQVAEHDALAPLALPGACANGYLWLSLTRDEFRASLADVQGILQTLCGTQLVDLHVSDLLNDQLPSHYDYTSQYDVLVFRRLAASQRAAPSASEPPTARSGPPVLRRVDTRPVGFAVFDRVLLSVHPEDGAVRDVYAAKLMAAARSDRGDAAAPALDVRATSARVPTGPADLMLRVVNQIVDAYLDLRRELTRQLDHWQAELIDPRSRFTNWSALMEARQSLHHLDEICEDQRSAVQDWIDAMETLPTPELPTELRERELIMVRSRDVLEHIERVVHHVRRLEQNAETAVQMHFSVQSHRANDIMRVLTVLTAIFLPLNLIAGIFGMNFEFIPLVHKADGFWIAMGSMGVIAVALVLVFWRKRYLARTAH; from the coding sequence GTGCGAATTTTCGAGATCACCGGCTCGCAGGTCGCCGAGCACGACGCCCTGGCGCCCCTGGCCTTGCCCGGCGCCTGCGCCAACGGCTATCTGTGGCTCTCGCTGACGCGCGACGAGTTCCGCGCGTCGCTGGCCGATGTCCAGGGCATCCTGCAGACACTGTGCGGCACGCAGCTGGTCGACCTGCACGTGAGCGACCTGCTCAACGACCAGTTGCCCTCGCACTACGACTACACCTCGCAGTACGACGTGCTCGTGTTCCGTCGACTGGCCGCGTCCCAGCGTGCCGCGCCGTCGGCCAGCGAACCGCCGACGGCACGCAGCGGCCCGCCGGTGCTGCGTCGCGTCGACACCCGGCCGGTCGGCTTCGCGGTGTTCGACCGGGTGCTGCTGTCGGTCCATCCGGAAGACGGCGCGGTACGCGACGTGTACGCCGCCAAGCTGATGGCCGCCGCGCGCAGCGACCGCGGCGACGCCGCAGCACCGGCCCTCGACGTGCGCGCCACCAGCGCGCGCGTGCCGACGGGTCCGGCCGACCTGATGCTGCGCGTGGTGAACCAGATCGTCGACGCGTACCTGGACCTGCGGCGCGAACTCACGCGCCAGCTCGACCACTGGCAGGCCGAGCTGATCGACCCGCGCAGCCGCTTCACCAACTGGAGCGCGCTGATGGAAGCGCGCCAGTCGCTGCACCACCTCGACGAGATCTGCGAAGACCAGCGCTCGGCCGTGCAGGACTGGATCGACGCGATGGAAACCCTGCCGACGCCCGAGTTGCCCACCGAGTTGCGCGAGCGCGAACTGATCATGGTGCGCAGCCGCGACGTGCTCGAACACATCGAGCGCGTGGTGCACCACGTGCGCCGGCTCGAGCAGAACGCCGAGACCGCCGTGCAGATGCACTTCAGCGTGCAGAGCCACCGCGCCAACGACATCATGCGGGTGCTGACGGTGCTCACTGCCATCTTCCTGCCGCTCAACCTGATCGCCGGCATCTTCGGGATGAACTTCGAATTCATCCCGCTGGTGCACAAGGCCGACGGCTTCTGGATCGCGATGGGCTCGATGGGCGTCATCGCGGTGGCACTGGTGCTGGTGTTCTGGCGCAAGCGCTACCTGGCGCGCACCGCCCACTGA
- a CDS encoding LysR family transcriptional regulator encodes MDSFDLLKTFREVATLGSFSRAAKRLDMSKATVSKYVAELETRFGVRLLNRSTRSVSLTDAGALLLERSTPVMEMVALTQAEIQEHASRPTGRLRISAPHGMGQGDLPTLLAQFMGYYPDVSISLHLSNRTVDMAEEAIDVALRFGPIADDNLIVRKLLQMPLVVCASPRYWKKHGTPEHPSDLAGHDALTHSRLGTHPQWRFDVEGKPLDVSVKSRMDATEAGPLIVVALHGFGVVYMPALLVQPHIDRGELVPVLQPYVRSDMWLSAAYLQRRHNSAALKALLDFLQTRIGTRAKPSKK; translated from the coding sequence ATGGACAGCTTCGACCTCCTGAAGACCTTCCGCGAAGTCGCGACACTCGGTAGCTTTTCGCGTGCAGCCAAGCGGCTCGACATGTCGAAGGCAACCGTCAGCAAGTACGTCGCCGAACTCGAGACCCGCTTCGGCGTGCGGCTGCTCAACCGCTCGACACGCTCGGTGAGCCTGACCGACGCCGGCGCGCTGCTGCTCGAACGCAGCACGCCCGTGATGGAGATGGTGGCGCTCACGCAGGCCGAGATCCAGGAGCACGCGAGCCGGCCCACCGGCCGCTTGCGCATCTCGGCCCCGCATGGCATGGGCCAAGGCGACCTGCCCACGCTGCTGGCGCAGTTCATGGGCTACTACCCCGACGTCAGCATCAGCCTGCACCTGAGCAACCGCACGGTCGACATGGCCGAGGAAGCGATCGATGTCGCCTTGCGCTTCGGGCCCATCGCCGACGACAACCTGATCGTGCGCAAGCTGCTGCAGATGCCGTTGGTGGTGTGTGCATCGCCGCGGTACTGGAAGAAGCACGGCACGCCCGAACACCCGTCCGATCTGGCCGGCCACGACGCCTTGACGCATTCGCGCCTGGGCACGCATCCGCAATGGCGCTTCGATGTGGAAGGCAAGCCGCTGGACGTGTCGGTCAAGAGCCGCATGGACGCCACCGAGGCCGGGCCCTTGATCGTGGTGGCCCTGCACGGCTTTGGCGTGGTCTACATGCCGGCACTGCTGGTGCAGCCGCACATCGACCGTGGCGAGCTGGTACCGGTGCTCCAGCCCTATGTGCGCAGCGACATGTGGCTGTCGGCCGCCTACCTCCAGCGGCGCCACAACAGCGCCGCGCTCAAGGCTCTGCTCGACTTCCTGCAGACCCGCATCGGGACCCGCGCGAAGCCGAGCAAGAAATAG
- a CDS encoding dienelactone hydrolase family protein, with protein MGQFIDLTAKDGFTFPAYVAEPAGQPKGAIVVLQEIFGVNSHIRSVADGYAAAGYLAVAPATFHRVKPGVELGYTGDDMQAGSALKAAVEALPAPGVLQDVQAAVAYAAKAGKVGIVGYCWGGLLTWRSAAGVSGIAAAVPYYGGGMTTPEESARSPKVPVLAHFGSKDHWISLESVEAFKKAQPAVEVHVYEADHGFNCDQRGSYDAAAAKLAKERTLAFFAKHVG; from the coding sequence ATTCATCGATCTCACCGCCAAAGACGGCTTCACCTTCCCCGCCTACGTGGCCGAACCCGCGGGCCAGCCGAAGGGCGCCATCGTCGTGCTGCAGGAGATCTTCGGCGTCAACTCGCACATCCGTTCGGTGGCCGACGGCTACGCGGCCGCGGGTTACCTCGCCGTGGCACCGGCGACCTTCCACCGCGTGAAGCCAGGGGTCGAACTCGGCTACACCGGCGACGACATGCAGGCCGGCTCGGCGCTGAAGGCCGCGGTCGAGGCGCTGCCCGCGCCCGGCGTGCTGCAGGACGTGCAGGCCGCGGTCGCGTACGCGGCGAAGGCGGGCAAGGTCGGCATCGTCGGCTACTGCTGGGGCGGCCTGCTGACCTGGCGCTCGGCCGCGGGGGTCTCGGGCATTGCGGCGGCCGTGCCGTACTACGGCGGCGGCATGACCACGCCCGAGGAATCGGCCCGCAGCCCGAAGGTGCCGGTGCTCGCGCACTTCGGCAGCAAGGACCACTGGATCTCGCTCGAATCGGTCGAGGCCTTCAAGAAGGCGCAGCCCGCGGTCGAGGTGCATGTGTACGAAGCCGACCACGGCTTCAACTGCGACCAGCGCGGCTCCTACGATGCGGCTGCTGCAAAGCTCGCCAAGGAACGCACGCTGGCCTTCTTCGCCAAGCACGTGGGCTGA